TCCATCGGCCAAAGGGAAGGAGGCCATCGGCAAAGACAAGCAGAGACCCCAAGGAAGAGGCCACTTCCTCCTGCCCCCCGAAAGCCCCCCTTGAGGAGGCCTGCCAGAAACTCTGGAGAAACTTCAGGATGCTCCCCGAGATGGGCAAGAGGGTCCAGCAGCAGCTGAAACCCCACTCGGCACCTGTGAACTTGTCATCGCTCTGGAATGCTGGGCCACCCGCACTGGCACACAGCTCAGGGGCCAGGCCAGGTGACACACACTGGGAAGACGACGTCTCCACAGCCCGCTTTGCGGCCACGTCCCTCACAAGTCCCGCACAGTCCCAGGATCTGAGAGACGGAGGTGACCCCTCCGGGAAGGCCTCAAGATTGGCCAGCGGGAGCAAGGTGACCCCGAGGGTCAGGAGTTGGCACCGAGTGGTAATGAGGGCCCTGTCCTCAAAAGCATCCAAACCGGAGACAGAAGGGTTGCCAGAAGCCCAGAGGGACTGGCTCCCTGAAGAGTACCTCACGCCGCCACCCTTTGCCCCTGGGTACTGTTAGAGCTTTGCCCTGGCTCTGGGACCCTTGCTGCAGGGGCTGCTCACACCGGACCCCTGGTTGTCTGCCCACCAGCCCGCAGGAAcctgaaaaatgtaataaagacaTTGCTTGGGTCCGGCGCTGCCGTTGCCAGTGGGGTGACCTGGTTACTCGAATAGTAATTATCAGTTACAGCAAGGGGCACAGTAGGTGCCAAGTTCATGATTTCTTTTATACCCCCAAGCAGACCCAGCAGGTAGGCTCATGCTGCACACTTTAAAGAGGAGACTGAGGGTCCGAGAGGAGGAGAGGCGcagccaaggtcacccagctacaGGGTGTCAGCGTCTGGATTGGAAAGCTGGTCAGGTGGCGCCCTTTCCCCACGTCCCCTGCGTGTGGCTCAATTCCAAGTACGTCCTCGTCTGTAAATGGAGCTGCTCACTCCCTCCTCCTGGGGTCCCCTGCCGATGAAGGAGGTGAGACTTGCAGAGGGCTTGGCCCACAGTGCACACCCCAACATCGACATCAGCTCCAGGGGAAGCTTACGAGCCTCTTTCCTTtaaaggaggagaggaagcccGGGGTTGTGGCTCGTGGCGAGCTCTGGAGGAAGTCCCAGGTCACAgggctgtgtgacctctggcaaGTCACTAGACCTCTCTGGGCCTGCGggctcatctggaaaatggggagaggCGCAAGCAGTCCCTCGTTCTCAGGATGAACCAGCAGGATGCACAAGAAAGCTGAGACTTCGGCTCACAGAAGGTGCTCAGTAGGTGGAGGTTGGAGAGTGGGAGTGGGGTCTAGAAATGATGCACGTGGAAGGTCCCTGGGGGCGAGTCTCGATTGCAGGAATGAGCACTCTTTGGACTGACTGGGGCTATTGATGGGGCCCCAGGGCGACCACAAGTGGAGTGAGTGTGGGGCTTCTCAAATCTGCAAAGCGTAGATGTCTGGGATCTGGGCACAGGTGGGCCTGGGTTCAAGGCTGCCTTTGCAGACAACTTGaggtgtggccttgggcagatCACTCTGTTCCCTGAATGAAGGGTGACTGCTTCTCGGTCAGCCCCGCTGGGATGTCATAGGCAGCCAGTGCAATGGCAGAGAGACAGGTGCCTCGTAAACTGTAAAGTACAGTGCCAGCCTCAGTGAATGACGTTGctgccattccccccccccccccccccccccgaggcctCCTCTGGCAGTTCTAATCGGCAAGGAGTTAAAGCTTTGGTCCCCTTGAGAAACTccaggactggggggggggggaagaggggactTGAGAGGTTGGGGGAAGGGGTCCACGTTGGGCAGCCCTGGGGTGAGGTCGCGTGGACCTGACCTCCACATCTGGTCTCTGTCCACCGAGACTCATGACTACCCGGCACTTCCGGCCCTCACAGCGGACAGAGAGCTAGAAGTCAGTCCCTTTCCTGTGTAAATGGGGAGATCGAGGCCCACAGAGGGCGTAGCCACACCTGGGAGCCCACACAGTGAGGGCAGAGGTGAGATCTCAGGCTTCCTGTCTCCCATCCGGCAGGTTTAAGGTGCAAAATACATCCTCCAAGCAGATGTGACTCAGTGCCATGTGTTTATTCCCAGAACCCAGGGAGGCCGGATTCCACAGTGGAGTGACAGGTCACGCCAGCCTCCTCTGACCCGGCTTCTCCATGGTGCCCTCAGATGCGGATGTGGAAGGTGCTGGGTGCAAAGAGATATAGGGTCAGTGTCATCGGGCGAAGGGTTACCCTCCCTCATCGTTCCCCCAGACTCTCCCGCCGGGGGTCCCTGAGATAGGCAAGGAGCCATGCAAGGGGGGAGACGGATCCTCTCAAAAACCCCAGGccgtgcccccccacccccacccccagctcccacaGGGGCTGAAAGCATATCTCTTTGGATCAGTTTACATCCCGGCTCCGCCCCAGACTTGCTATGGGACTCTGAGTGAGTGGCTGTGCCTTCCTGGGCTTCAGTTTACCcctctgtaagatggggataatagCCATCCCTCCCGCATGGGGCTGTAATGAGGGCTAAGGGGGCGAATGCACAGGGAGCTGTCACCCAGGGGTACCGTCCATGGTAGGGCTCATTCAGTTGCCATTATCCGCGTCTCCACTAAGACACCAACCGCGCTTCTCCAGGTAGAGGAAGGGGGCCCTCTGCGCACCTAAGGACACCGCCCATAATAACAGCCGCAACACAGCACacattgagcacctgctgtgttccaggcacGGCTCTAAAATCTTTCCGTGCGCTGACTCAGGGGTCAGCCAACTTCTTCTGTCAAGAGCCACATAGGTGATATTTCCAGCTCTGCGCAACGGCTCAGCTGGGTCTCGTAGTTAGAAAGCGGCCGGAGACGGTACGTACACATTCAGgcgtggctgtgtgccaataacaCCCTTGATGGACACGGAAATTGGAACTTCCTATCCATGCCATGTGTCACGCGGTGTTACTATTCCTTAATCTTTCCCCCGCCATTGAAAACatgtaaaagccattcttagctcACGGGAGgtacaaaaacaggtggctggCCGTCCCCTGTATTCACTCGCTCTCAGCCCTCCGGTGGGGGCTTTGATTCCGCCCAGGACTGCCAAGCACAGTTGTACCCTCTGCCCACTGCAAAATGTTCAGAAAAGTGAGGGTTGAAGACCAGCCATGTTCCATTCACCCAAAGAGCTGCGTCCGCCCACGGGGCGTGCCCAAGGGGTCCccgattatccccattttaaagatgcagggactgaggccagggaggctgggaaTGCTCCCTAAGATGACAGATGAACGAATGGAGGAACTTTCACAAACGGGGTCTGGGCACTAGTTTTGTAAGAGCCCCTCTCAGACGTGGAAATCGCCAGGAAGGTCACCTGAGGAAGTCGGGTGCCCGCAGGATCATGTTCTGGAAGTCTTCCAGGGAGAGCCGCCCATCGTGATCCCCATCGGCCTCGCCCAGCACCTTCTCACACACCAGGCTCACCTCCTCGGCGCTCAGCTCCCCCCGCGTCAGCTTGGTCACCGTCTGCTCCAGGTCCCACGCACAGATGTAGCCGTCGTCGTTGAAGTCTGTGCCGTAGGATGGACGGGGATGTAGGGTGGGGGCTCATCTGGCGGCAGGCCTCTTGTCCCCAcgttacagaggaggaaactgaggcagtggAGGGAACCCAGGACCCTGGGGCAATAGCTGGAGTCTTGCTTTAGAATATTGGGCAGGGACCTGCTGGGAggccattcattcactcaacaagtatCGAGGGAGTGCCTcctatgttctaggcactgtgatAAACTTCCCTCCAACCAACAagcttttattgagcacctactatgtgccgggcatGCGAGAcagatggggaagaaaacagtTACGGCTGTGGCCCTTGGGTCTCATCAGAGAGAAGTCAGTAAGAAATGAACAACagatcacaggggcgcctggtggctccgtGAGTTAAGCGGtcgattcttgatcttggctcaggtcccgatctcacggttcgtgagactgagccccacagcgggctctgcgctgacagtgcagagtcggcttgggactctccctccccctcactctttgcccctctcccactgtctctctctctccaaataaataaatacaattttaaaaaaagaagagaaatgaacagaTTATGAACAAGAAGTTAAGAAGCACTGCTTCATGCTGAGAGAGAAATAGGATGTGGGGCAGAGGCTGCTTTTGACTTAGACTTCAAGGTAAGAAAGAGTCGAGGGaaaggtgttccaggcagagggaacagcagaggCAAAGGCCCAGAGGGAGACCGAGTTTGGTGTGTTGGAGGAAAAGTGAGGCCAGCGTGGCTGGAAAGGAGTAAGGGCGTGAGGTCAGCAGGTACCGAGGTGGGGCAGGACGGGGCCATGCACGGCCTCGAAGCCCTGTGGCGGCAGGCGCAGCCCCCGGCTGGAGCCCTGGTCTgttcccactccccacccccacgctcCGCCACCCCCGGGCCCTGCACGCACCATAAATTTTGAAAGCATAGTAGGCTTTGAGGTCACGGGGAGCCATTTCGCTCATCACGGAAAACATGTCCAGGAAGTTGTCCAAGGTCATGTGGCCGTCCCCATCGTCAGAGAACACCTGGGCAATCCTCTGGCGGAACGGGTTGTCCTGGGGACAGGAAGCAGGGTGGCCAGCCCTGACCAGGGTCTCACGGCCCCAGGTGGAATCGCTCTCAGCACCCACCTTCCTGAAACCTGCAAGTACCTCCCCACCAAGACTTCCTCCCTCTCACAGACCCAGGAGAGGACTTCAGGcaactcttctctctgcccctgaggTCTGGGTGGCCTTGACCACCCTTCCGGCTCCAGACACAGCCACATGACCCGAGTGAGGCCAATCAGAGATCCCCATCCACTAGGAGACCCTGATTGGCTCTGGAGTAGGCAGGGTGACCCAAGCTGGCCAATCAGAGGCTGCCCTGGGATGTTTTCTGAAAGACGGGGATGGAGGTCCCTGCCTTCTGTTGGTTGCAGAGCTGACGGGAGGAAATCTGTGACCACTGGGGCTTCCCTCACTATCTCAAGTGGGTAAGCTGCCTGAGACTGAAGGCTCTTCCTGGGAGGCACTGAGAGATGGAAGGAGATTTCTGAGCATGTCGAGACCCTGGTTCCAGCCATACCTGGTGCCGGCTCTACCCCTGGAGTTTTTGCTCATGTGATCCAATAGACTTTGtcctttattctttaattttttttttaacgtttatttatttttgagacagagagagacaaagcatgaatgggagagggtcagagagagggagacacagaatccgaaacaggctccaggctctgaactgtcagcacagagcccgacacggggcttgaactcacaaactgcgagatcatgacctgagccaaagtcggacgtttaaccgactgagccacccaggcgccccgtccttttttttttttttttttaaagtttatttatttatttttgagagagagagtacagtgggggagaggcaaagaaagagaaggagagagagaatcccaagcaggctccacactgccggtgcaaagcccagcttggggctcgaactcacagactgtgaaatcatgacctgagcagaagtcagacccctaactgacagagccacccaggcaccccaagattttgtCTTTCTTGAATGAGGTTTCTGTCCCTTGTGATAAGATCCTCTCTATTCAGTCACTCACCCCACGAGTCCCCTTCAGCATCACAAACTATGTGACAAACATCCAGCTGAGAAGAACCTACGTTTTTAATGGCTCCTGCTATGCAAAGCAGGACGGACATCCCCTGAGTCCCCGCCACACTGTAGGCCCCGTGCCACACCCTTTACCTGCCTCATCTCATTTCATCGTTCCGACAACCCAGGTTCTGAATCCTGTCTCTCTCACATCCTAGCTGTGTGACGCTGACCAAgtgtcttaacctctctgaacctcagtttcttcatctgcaaaatgcatCCGCTTCGTAGGGGTGCGGCAGGGGACCTGCTATTTTTCCCCCGCCTGCCCCCTGGCCTCGGCGTACCTTCAGCTCAGGCATGCTGCCGATAAGCTCGTAGGGCACCTTCACATCAGGACAGCTGGTATAGTCGAGGGGGACAAGCTGGGGAGCCAGGTCTTGGTAGCGATAGAAAAGCCTGGTGTGGGGAGGGAAACATCAGcaagggctgggagaggggctggggaggacgtgtcccttctctctcactcGTGCACCTGCCCACTACCCACTGGAGGACCCTGGGTCCCCAAGAGTCATCCGCTCTGAGCCCAGTCCTCAAGCACACAGAGCCGAACACAGGCACTTCTACCCGCTGGGGACAGGGCCACAGTGGAGAGAGGGCCCCAGAGCTAGGGGAGACTGGAGTGGGGACGCTGACACTGGGCTTTGAAGAACGCATAGGGGCTCATTCCGAGGCAGAGGGGGATGGCAAGAGGGACAGCGCATCAGGCATTCAGAGAACCTGAGCGAGTCTATGAATCTCTGGACATCATCACATGGTCGGCAAGACTCTGCCTCTAAAGACCCCCGTCCTCACATtttgcttctctccctccatAACGGGAGGGTCTCCTAAACGGGGCAGAGCCGAGACAAAAGGCCaatattcaggttttttttttttttttttaatgcgtgaAAGGCGTTTTGCAAAACAGCAAATGCCACCCGCACTGCCTGGATTGTGAGGCCAGCTCTCCACTCCAATGTCCTCACCTGCTGACAccctgcctccactgggggcgCCACGAGCAGCAGCCTTGAGGAGACCATCCTTGATGAGCCAGAGGCCCCCAAGCTGCTAGGGTTTGTTTCCGGGGGGGAGACAGGAGCCCTGGGTCATATGATGGCTAGGAACTCAAGGAGGGGTATCTGGAGCGTCCGTTCCCTGTCTGGGTCCCCCCTCAGGGAACAGCCCGGGTTTGGGTTTCTGTATGGCCTCGAACATTCCGCTTTCCCCTCTGAGCCCCAGTTATTCTGCTGACAAACAAGAAGCTTAGGGCAGGCGAGACGCCAGCCCTCACACCCCTTGCAGCTCTGCCCGTCTTGCAGAGCTGGAGTGGGCCGCCCCCGtgcgagcctcagtttccccatgggTAATCTGATCGTGATGGCCAGGGTGACCCTGCAAGCTGTCCTCACCCAGACAATGGGGCTCACTGGTGAAAGGTGTGCCCATCAATAATGGATATCTGGTGCCCACACAATTGGGGCCTTGGCCCCGATCACTCTGTATCTGAACCCCGGCCGGCTAGGGTTTCACCGCTCCGAGTTCATGGGTTGGGACCTCTGGACAATGGCTCCATGGGCTGAGCGGTCATGTGGGGTACCCACCAACCCCTCTCGTTCATGCCAGGGAAACTCAGCAGCCtcaggccaccccccccccacacacacacacccttacatTGATTTACCTTCACAGCCCAGAGCCGACTCTGGACTCTGCCCCCAGGTTCCCAACCTCCAGTGCCAGGCTCTTCACCCTGGCCTCAGCGGGATCTTTCTAACACGCCTTCTGACATCTTTCTAGCATCTTTCTGACGTGCTGATTCGtaccagcccctgccccccacccctgctcacatacCCTCCGTGGCTCCCCATCACCCTTGGGAAAAGCCCAAGCTTATCAGCCTAGAGGCAGTATGTGACAGTATGTGACTAGGCAGCCTAGTGACAGTATGACAAGATGTGGCTTCTCAGCCTCCCCATCCCCGCCTCCACCCACGGACCACGGCTGCAATCCCTCCCTTCACGCTTTAACCACCATAAAGCACCCCATCCCGCCCAATTACAAATATCACCCAGCAATGGATAGAAAGTTATTTCCAggtcttcctccctttcccccagaCTGACCTCATGATTTCCTTTCTTGTGAAGAAGGTGCAGTCCTGCGGAGAGAGATATTGGCttggcccagagcctgcctcggggcccccttcctgtccctcccacTGCACCCCCTCTCTGCACGCCGATCTGTACCAGGAACCCTTGCCGACCGCACACCCAAGACAGATGATGCTGTCCCCATTCCTCAGGCCAAGAAATCAAGGCTGCCAAACCTGCCGAGGGCCCAGCCCATCACCCCTACCTGATATGCTTCCAGCTGCTCATGAGTGAAGACTGTCTGCTTGTTGCCCATGGTGAAGGCCGCTGCCAGGGCTCTGGAACAAGCTCCCGAAGCCCCTGGTCTCCTCGGGGCCACACGGGTTGCCAGGCTGCTGCACATCAGCGTCTGGGCAAATCTCCCTGCCCTGGCTGTCACCTGCCCACCCGCCCCATCACCCCCAGCCTGGGGGAGATCAAGTTACAGCCCAGCTCTCTGGGCAACAGCCTGAGTATGTCCATGGCCACCAGGACGAGAAGGACTGTGTTGGAGGTCACAGAGCAGCAGAGCACGTCTGCCCCCACTGGGTGAGGCTGGGGGCATGGGACGCCTTCCAGAGACAGGCAGCCTGATGGAAAGACTTCAGGCACACCCCAGCTCAAATACTAGCTCTCCACCCactagttgtgtggccttgggcaagtcacctgaCCTCTCTAAGCCTCGTTTGTAAGAGGGGAGATGTATCAGTACCTAACTCATAGAGTCATTCTGAAGATCTAATATCATTAATGCAATCAAAACAATTTCTTTTGACCATTGGTTAGAAGCCAGTTTTAGGCACTGGGAGCATAATTGGGTGAGCAAGCTAAATGAGGTCCCAAGATGTGCTTggagatgataatgatgatgatgttatGGCTCAAGAAGAGTGATCCAAGGTGTAAGTTTGAGAAACAATTGGTTAAATAATACCAAAGAGAATTCTTTCTTTGACGGACTTGTCAGAGCCCTTAGTGTGCTAATAATCACCATGCATCCTCAATGGGTAAATACAACATAGCAGCTGCCAACCTTATTGGGACCCAGAGTCATCTTGGGCAGAACACCTGGGAGTCAAAAGCCCTTCGCCTGGTGCTCCATGCTCTTCTTGCTCTGGGTCTCACCTGTCTCTCCACTTTCTTCTCCTGCTCAGCCTTTTCTAGCTCCACAGCCCAGCCTCCCTGAACTGCTCTTGGATCTCCTccctccaaccccaccccacccccacactctccCTGGCCTGGACCATCACAGTTCTTCCTAGCGTCATCAACTCTCTTCTGTCCCAGTGTGTGAAGCCACCTGGTAGAATGGGACTATGATAAGGCTTTAAAGACCCCcttaggatgatttttttttttaaaacctgacgATATCAAGTGTTGACGAGGGTGTGGAACAACTAGAAGTCATTAATTGCTGGTGgtgatgcaaaatggtacagccgctCCAGAAAATGGAGAGCTTTCTTAGATGTTAAACATGCCCTCACCCcgtgattcagcaatcccactcctgagTAGTTACCCAAGGGAGATGAAAATCTACGGGCACACAAAAACCTGTTCATGCCCACAGcatggagaaaatacttgcaaatcatatatctgataagggactagtcaccacaatatataaagaactctaacaAGTCTACAATAAAAGGACAAATAGCCCAGATCAAAAAATGGTCAAagatggttgggggtgggggtagtaaTAGatggaacacagaggatttttacaGCAGTGAATCaactctgtatgatactgtaatggtggacgtatgtcattatacatttgtccacaaccatagaatatacaacaccaagagtgaagcCTCGTGTACACTTTGGATGATATGATGTGTCACCGTAAGTTCATTGCTTGTAATGAGtgcaccactctggtgggggatgttcaCAGTGGGGAGGCTGTTAATGTGCAGGGGCCAGGAGTATATGGGAAATacctgtacct
This sequence is a window from Prionailurus bengalensis isolate Pbe53 chromosome A2, Fcat_Pben_1.1_paternal_pri, whole genome shotgun sequence. Protein-coding genes within it:
- the HSH2D gene encoding hematopoietic SH2 domain-containing protein, producing the protein MNEAGKLPPPLPPRLDWFVQTQVGQLAQGGVPAWFHGAISREDAESLLESQPLGSFLIRVSHSHVGYTLSYKAQSCCRHFMVKLLDDGSFMIPGEERVHASLHALVTFHQQRPIRPHGDLLTQPCGQKDPENVDYEDLFLYSNALTEEVTSPTHGPSKHQNPSSCSTVAPEETSGRPILLHRPKGRRPSAKTSRDPKEEATSSCPPKAPLEEACQKLWRNFRMLPEMGKRVQQQLKPHSAPVNLSSLWNAGPPALAHSSGARPGDTHWEDDVSTARFAATSLTSPAQSQDLRDGGDPSGKASRLASGSKVTPRVRSWHRVVMRALSSKASKPETEGLPEAQRDWLPEEYLTPPPFAPGYC
- the CIB3 gene encoding calcium and integrin-binding family member 3; its protein translation is MCSSLATRVAPRRPGASGACSRALAAAFTMGNKQTVFTHEQLEAYQDCTFFTRKEIMRLFYRYQDLAPQLVPLDYTSCPDVKVPYELIGSMPELKDNPFRQRIAQVFSDDGDGHMTLDNFLDMFSVMSEMAPRDLKAYYAFKIYDFNDDGYICAWDLEQTVTKLTRGELSAEEVSLVCEKVLGEADGDHDGRLSLEDFQNMILRAPDFLSTFHIRI